The DNA region tattttctcctTGAACCATGTGCCGTATTCTTATGTGCTTAATAGAGAAGAAAGGTATATATAGTATTTCTATACATTGActtttatactaatattttttacttattatatttgtaaGTCACGCTAACACAATCAACTGTAAATAATGGATGTACTCTATTCAGAAGGTCTTTACACACTTATAAGCCAAACGAAATACTGTTGTTCTCGATGTTATcttatcaataaataattcGTCATATGTCTTATCATATCTTTGATGTTATCAGATCAACACGGTATTTTGTCATGGGTCTTACTATACACTGCTAACTTCTatagaacaattttttttaaatgtattataGTTTGGAAATACAGAAAATTTATGAGATGTAGGTTTGTTGAAAAAGGTGGTATAATTACGTAGTTGGGTGTTGAATGAGAAAGGGATAAGGACGAGATTTGGTCAAGGTGGGCCAGGGTCAACGCTTCCTGATGCACACGTGGGCTTGTCTTGTAAACCTAGGTGGGTTTTATGTGTCATCTTAGGTGGGCTCAAAAAATAGGCTCTGGGCCCACTACTTCCCCACTCCTCACGCCTcagttcttcttcttcctttttcttaaaaaaaaaaaaaaatcttttatccaattcttttgaaaattttagagGGTTTTTGTGTGAGTATataattgtttgaattatattcatatattttgaggCTAATCATTTTCATCCAAATATTCAacaaaggcaaaaacttgtgtgagaccgtctcaccatgagacgggtcgggtcaagatacaaatgtaacacctatatgcacaaatgtcatatttatatgcttaaatgtaatactaatcaggaataaaaattttgttacttataagggtaaatgtaatacttttaagggaaaatacaatacttttacatttcgatttaaaagtattacatttttgcacaaaagtattatatttgccattataagtaaggaacacttgtcaacattacttattatgaaaaatgtattactttttctctaataagtaacaaaaattgtattcttgattagtgttatatttgagcatataagtatgacatttgcacatataagtatgacatttgcatggtgttttgacccgacccgacccgtctcacgtaTAAGGATCcagagacagtctcacacaagtgtgacccttcaacaaaatatatatatagtcgaCGATGCACCAAGTCTGCTCTACTTATACCCACAGGCCAAGCATGGTGAGCTTTTGAGGCCTGTACTTTTGTGACCGGTCGAAATTAAAACCCACCAGTACTTATATAAGGGGAGAGACAACTGACTTAAGAcgtaaaattgattttgacagttctAAATGAGATTATTCATTAGAGCTGATAGTTGTCATTTGATGGAGTTAATTACCCTTGTCAATttggaaaaattaaaagtgaaaataaaccctaaaaatagagaaaatgaAACAACTACCCATCTGAAATACcattatgatttaaaaaaaaaaaaaaaaaaactatttgagGAGACATTTGTGAGTATATAATCTATATCTCTTTAACCAATGAAGCCATcaagtaaataattttttaaaaaatgttttactCCTTTGTATAATGGGTTTGAGCTGGTTAATTATAGACTAATTTACCTCTTAGGAGAGTTAGAACACACTTTTAAATAGTTGCATCAACGAGTTTTCCTGTAAATTTTAAAACAGTCAAAgcttaattaaacaattaatattaagaaaaagaGAAGATTAGTAGGTTACGTTACAACATGTTTTCCACAAATTAAAGTTGTATTAATTGTATGTACGATGCAAGGCTCTGGCACATCTTATTTGAACAGTTATGCGACCTTCGATAGATATTGGTTGAATTTTTCATTGGTGACAGATCGTTTGTATTAAAATAAGTACTACAAATTCAAATATTATGACCACAATTTTATGTGTATTActcatattaaattatattgacgTTATTATTTAAGTTAAGATCATACATTGGTCAAATCATAAATATTAAGTGAAACAAAAAGTCATATACTTGTATATATGGTGCAATCTTGTAATgaataatgtattaattaacACACACGTGTGATGTGTGAAGAATATTTAtcttcaatttaataattttagataGCTAGTGAGCGGACTGCTAATGTAACTATAAGGATGATGAGCAGTGAAACATTTGGAAGACTAAATTTTAAAGATTGAATGTTCCGACTAACATCATGACCTAGACTGTCAGCGCAAAGCCGAGAATTAGAAACCTAGCATGGAGCATCATGGTCGGCATCACAACACAACTAGCAACGTAACACAAGGTTCAAAGAGTTAATTAGCCCTAAGAGTCACGATGTACCTCACGGCTTAATCCAAGCTGTAATACGACAAAGTGCTAAGTGAGATTGAGATCCTTATCATGGTAAATAATATCACAACGTGATGTTTACCAAAATTATATGTCATCTTAACTTATAAGGGTACACTAGATTAAAGAGTTTTGAATCAAACTTTTTGATAGGCACGAAATGATACATTTGAATTCGACGCTCTCAAATGTACCAAACTAATGTAATTAATTtgacataatatataatatatgcaatCTTTTGGGTGAATTGTTGAGTAAAGAAAGGTAATCATTGTTTGGGTAAAAGAAGAAATGCCCGTGCAACTAAAATAGTAATTATACTACACAAATGATAATTAGAGTCAAATCGGAAGTGCCAAGATTCACCTCACTTATTATTCTATctatattttttgtttcttcCCAATTTTTACCTTTGATGATTGATTAGACATCTAAATAAGCATGCAATGCAAGTTATACCCTATTAGACCTAACGCACCATCATTCCAACCTTAATCAATACTTTACATCAAATTAATCCAAGATTACCCCATGATTCCCATCAATTGATACattactcttattaaaaaaatgttatttttcttataaactCTCAAAATATTCCCCTACTAACCTAATGATAGAACTCTTTAAATACTCGACCCcgctaaaattttttaaagatctaattaataatcaaataaaaaataataaaaaaaaataatcgaGTAAGGCagcatcaaaattcaaaagggAATTTAGcattactataaaataaaataacaaaaaaaaaaaatagtccgccgtaatttaaatgtttaattagttaaatttaaatatattgctTCCATAGATTGAGTGAAATAAGAATTGTCgtgactttcaaaaaaaaaaaaaaaaagaattgtcgTGATTCATGCATGACTAttatctttaatatattaaataattaattattaattaattaaaattcctGTTGGTTGATTTGATGTTTAAGGGACAAATTACACTAATCTCGTTCCTTTACAAGAAAGGGAAATGCATGATTCACTAAATTTGAGTTTAAAAGTCActtttttgtaattaattattcatttcCTCTTATCATATTCtaaagtataaattttattttatttttttttaattttactagcTAGCTTTGATTAGGCAAGCTGCAAGAAGTACaattaaagtttaattaagtaattagcTGAACATTAATCTAGCTTATCTTTATGTCATTTTCAACATTACATTATGGTCTTTCTCCCAAGTGGTAATTAAGAATCCATTGAAATTGAACCTCAAGTTGAAATAGTGTTTAATGGAAgcagtcattttttttaaagactaatttAAATCCTGTGAGAGCGAATTTGCACTCCcaattatatttcttatttgGAAACTTTAAATAGCAAGATTTACCTGTCATACAATATCTATGCCTGCGAGGGGAAGACCCGGCCCGTTTAGGGTGGGTGGAATTCAACATTTTTCACCAAGAACCCATTGAAACTAGCTAGTGGGGTTTACACTTTATTTTTTACAGTTTATTTTAGCATGATTTAATGTACCATGTCTGGTTTAGGCAATTATTCCATGTTGTTTAAGGAATTATTAAAACTTGGAAATTTCACCGACAATATAAAGTAAAAGCTTGGTTAATTAAAGTCATGAAAAACAAGGAATCAAGTACATTAGCAAGAAAAACGAGATAGCAAGTGTAAGAACCACTGTggtttttactttaattattatgtgttttttttttcattatgatAGTAACTGTATTATTTAATTCATTGGAGTTAATTCTTTTGGTATAGTAGTAGACTGCATTTTAGTGTATATTTGTTGGGCAATAAAAGAGATGGAAAATTATAAGTTTACTCATCAATCAATACTTTAAGGGTAAATTCTCGTTATATGTCTAGATTAGTAAATTTTATTGAGAAATGAATAAATACTTTAAGGGTAAATTCTCGTTATATGTCTAGATTAGTAAATTTTATTGAGAAATGAATAAAAACTAtgattcatttatttttctgaaTCAATCCTAACATGTCATGTTAGGAAGTAAAATTTAAGAGTGCGGGCTTAATTGTTCAACTTCAAACCTAAGATGTTTCAAAGTAGGATAAAAAGGTTACGTATTAGCCCTAACATGAAATTTGACCTGAATTGAACTTAGCACTCGAGTGGGGAAGGGGTTTCTAAAAGTCGCCTGATTTGGCTTGGCTCACAGTTTGTTCTCTTTCGTCTTTCTCTTGGTAAAGACAAGACTTATGAAATACAACGATATTTGTGTACAAGTTTTGAATATAAAAGGGTTTTCAAAACAAGAAAACCACTCATCATAGGACAAGTGTCCATTTCTCATCCAAAGCATGCATGCATTAATCAAAGTGGTGTTTTTCACAAAGCATTATATTCATGCATGCACATTAatttccacaaaaaaaaaaaaaaaaaaaNNNNNNNNNNNNNNNNNNNNNNNNNNNNNNNNNNNNNNNNNNNNNNNNNNNNNNNNNNNNNNNNNNNNNNNNNNNNNNNNNNNNNNNNNNNNaaaaaaaaaaaaaaaaaaagtaaggaCTTTGGCATTTTCCAGCAGATCAGAGagaagaatataattatattccacaagctgagaattttaaaaaagaaaaaaaaaatgagtttcATTCAATGGATCTCATGATGTGAAAGCttctaattaaaaacattattttcttCACTCTTGTCTGTGCTTTTTTTCCACTTCaataaacaacaaattaaaggaaaaacgGCTGTAGTACACAGTactgtttgtttacatattcaAAATACAGAATTATTGTCTCTGCATGCCTATCGATATATATCAGATATGGACAACCTTGTACGTCgtctatatataattgtatcCTCGTACAGTTCGATTTCAACTTTTGTTAAAAGTCTACAATGAAGCCAAGGACTGTGTCGTGCATGCGATGCATCAGAAAACGACTCCTCAACTCCCACGAAGATTCTATTGGCCGTGGATATGTAATCTTTTAACACCTCTAAATTTCTTATtggtaattatattttgaaatttattccttaaaaaaaattgtgaatgtaagTATATAATTTAAGGTGATATAGTGCAATAGGAACATCttcatacttatatacttacTAGTAACTACTCACAAACAATCGTTTCCTAAAGACAACCACAATAGTGATTTTTGAGGAAGCCAAACTTATGTGGACGAGAGAGGGAGAAGAGAGAGGGTCTATTGCCTTCTCCTCCAAAGACCTTGGTTTTAGCAAGAGAGAGGGTTTGGAGCACGCTTGGAGCGCGCTACGCCTGCTTGGGCGCTGGCTGCCACTCTGACATTTTGACTGTTGCtttcccttttaaaaaaaaaatttgtcagaGAATCTTGCATGTTTGGGTAGTTATATGTTCATGATGTGGCATTTTGCGACATTAGGGAGCAAATGTTTCTAGGTGACAATTGTAGCTAGGggtattttacattttttcattGGGatatttgttgaaattttaCAGATTTCTATTCACCCGGAAGTGGGCTAATATCTGAGTTTTGGTCGAGAATATTTTTTCATCTGTTTATATGGGTAAGAAAGACAAAATGTGGCTTGTAAGAGGAGACTGGGTaggtgaaatataatttttatatttagataatCATAAATTCGATTCTTAGTAACACccttttaatgaaaattttagtaAGCCAAGCTTGTGATATAACGTTTACTCTTTCTTTGTTCATATGCATCGTTTGGATTCTGATAGATTGTcaaaccaaataaaaataactaaccaataaaaacatattacGTAATCAAATTTGCCCCATTGAAAATACATATAAGATGACTATCTAAACTCATTTTTCCAATCTTCTCCAAAACTAGCTAAgtattgggtttatcgaggcaaaccccactcctcttccgagtatgtgagtaaaccctcgccttgtgatcctagccggcaaaggaccacaaggaggttaaccagcctaggttgcccatagctgaccggctcaaacccgggtggcagacggtttcgaactcaggacctcacggccgcgagcgtcttggtcttgccactcaggctgcccttacgggcaaaACTAGCTAagtataattttaccaaataatgCTTAAATTGAAAGAGTGAGTTGACCATACACATTAAACTCCAATAtttaggaaaaaataataaaaataactaaagagctggagtagctcagttggttagagcgtgtggctgttaaccacaaggtcgaaGGTTCAAGCCCTTCCTCTAGCGTCTTTTTGCCCCGTATACCAAAACAGGCCATCCTCCATGCCCTTAAACAACATGTTCCTCTTTACAACCACAATTTCATCCTTCTCAATACATGTAAAAATGGCAATTGTATAGCAAGTGATGCCTCTTTACAACCACAATTTCATCCTTCTCAATACATGTAAAAATGGCAATTGTATAGCAAGTGATGCTAAGTTGTTAAGTTACCAGAGTGGTGGAAGTTAGCGTCTCCGCTGAGCTGTTGGGGGCAGTTTCTCTGACGGGCCGCATGGGAGCTTTTTCCCCGTCTCTCGTTCAATTCTATTCTTCAACTCTCTCAGTATTCGCACTTGGCTGAGCTTTTCGGGGGACAGCTTCTCCCAATAAATCCCTGTTTCGAGTAATGCAGAGGCAAGTGCGAGTTAAAATGGATGGTGTAAACCGAAGCAATAATATCTTAAGGGCGAAAGGAAGGGTGCATATGGCGTTCTGTCCACTAACCCTGAGGCTTTGGGATCGTTGTGTTTGTAAAGATGACTTGTGTTGGCGTGCATATGATGTCAACTGGCACGTCGTGGATCAATAGCTTCTCAACAGGAATATCGTCTACCAATTGTTGGTCGTGTACTGCAAACACAATTCGCAAAAACGACTGTCAGAATTGCCATCCCGAACGTAACAAGAACAGCATAGTAGCGTTATAGGCCGGGGTGTAGTGTAACTCGATCTGCAGATTAGAATAGCTGTGAGGTATGAATAGAAAAGGCTCACACCAGTTGATTGCTCAAAGAAATGCCAGATGAAAACATGACACTCATGATTATATAGTAGAAATCATTGCCTCAATCAAGCTATAGCTACAAGTTAGtatctttttacttttttgggTAACGAAGAAAACTCACAGTCAGTACCCGACAGTGTAAATCccgccttgtgatcctagctCGTAAAGGACCACAAGtaggtaaaccagcttaggttgcccatagctgaccagttcaaaccaagaaggtagAGTTAGTATCTTTATTTATAGACAAGAAAAGTACCAGATGTGACAATAGGAGTCGAGTCATCAATTGCGCCCATGTATCGCAGCATGCCATATTCAAGCTCAGCAAAACCCTTAAATAGTAAATGGAAGTTCTGAGAATGTAATCCACAAGACCCCCTTCCCCTCCCCAGTCCCCACAATAGAAAGTGGGGAATGAGGCCAATTATGATCGTTAATATAACGTTTTGGAAGGTGCAATCTCGATATCCAACAAAAAGTATCCAGAGTCGAGCATAACAGCATGGCAAGATAGAAACCGGGAAAGAATAAAAATTCAAGAGCTTGAAATCGATGATAGctaccacacaagatatatatCATCAATCCGTAATTAGCAAATGCTTACAGCTAACGCCAGAGTCTTATAGTTCGTTGCCAATTAGTCACGACTCATTACTTGCAAAACGGTCAATAAACAAAGGTGAACAAAGTGAAAAGCCCATACCTCTCCCTTGCCAAGCCGAGCGCCTGTCCTTGGGTCCACAGCAACTGAACCGATAACAATTAAATCTACTCGTATCTTCTCATCAAGTCCAATTGGCCTTCCATATTTAGCTACCCCCGCAGAGGTACAAGCCTCTTTAATAGTACCGGGACTTAACATATGAGATTCGAGTACAGAGAAAAACCCTGTCCTAAGACGAGGCTGTGGAGTTAATAGCGTTTTTCCTCCTGCATATGCAAAAAGGCATACAAATTCTAAGCAGCTTAGTGCCTAAAGATGTTACACCAATCACACTTCTACTCTTAATTATACAGAATAGCGTTGCAAATATCGACTCCCTGCCAGCAACCATTTTACAGACATACAAATATCGCCCAAACAATGACTCCCCCACTAAAAGCCATTTTTGCTATCTCAGTTCTCAACTCTCAACAACCTTCAGTGCATGACAAATATAGTTGCAGAACTCAAACTGACAATATTTTCTAAGGGTTCAAAAGTCACTTAAAGCACCAATAATCTAGCAAAAGAACTGAAGTGTGGCAAAAACAGAAGCAAAAGGAAGCCATAGTAAATAAACTACCTTCATCACTAGCGAGTGCTAAGCTGATTAGCTACACACTAGAGTTTTTTCTTTTCCACTTTTGACCCCACGACTATGGGACCGTTTCCACATTCGGTCccaactattaaatttttaacattTGATCCCATGACTTTTAAATCATTGTCAGGTCTATCCAACCTAATTTTAGGTCACCGATGACCAAATTTCAAACACCTGACTTATCTTGAAGGGCAAAACTGTCATTTCCAATCACCCTCTCCgagaaatttaagaaaaaaataattaccctTTAAGATAAGTCACTTGCCACATTTGGTCTATCCGACCTAATTTCATGTCACTGATGACCAAATCTCAAACACCGGACTTATCTTGAAGGGCAAAACTGTCATTTCCAATCACCCTCCCgagaaattcaagaaaaaaataattaccctTTAATATAAGTCACTTGCCAAAAATTTTGATCACTGACCGAAAATTAGGTAGTGACTAAATGTGGCAAGGATTTAAAATTATGGGACCAAACGTGAGAAGATTAATAGTGatgactaaatgtgaaaatGGTCCACTGGGACTAAAAGGGCAAAAAACTCCTACAACATTATCTAAATCTTAAGTTTATAGGAAGCAGAAACAGGAAACTGATAATCTGAAAATAAAAGCAGAAAAAATGTGTTTGCAGGAGCTGACCATTAAGTGTGAGAAACCTCACTTGTTTTTGTGGAGTATCAGGATTCACCTTCACACAATTGGCTGCTTTGAACGCCTCTAATTCACTGAGCTGCCAAAACATTCTTAAAACTCCTAAATGAAATTCATAAAAAAGATTCAGAAATCttgaagaaaacaagaaaaagatgGAATCTTTGAACCTTATCGGCGGCAACAGAGGCGCCAACGAAGTTCGGTATTCGATGATGAACGGGCCTGGGAAATTGGGCAATATTCTGAGCCTCCATCAAGTCCCAAATCCGTTTCCGGATCGCCCATTTCCACGCCTTCGGGTCGTTCTCGTTTTGGGCTTCTCTCTCGGAGGCCTCGGCCATGGCGTCTCGCGCCGCCGCGTCGAGCCGGAGCCTTTCTGCCTCGTAAGCCGCCTCGTCAAACGCCGCGCCGCCGCCGCTGCTCCTTTTACTGCTAGCCTCCACCTTGAAGGAGAAAGGGGAGGTTCTATAGAGAGAAACGAAGGGTTGGGGTTTGGAGAAAATGGGGTTTTTGGGTCTGAATTGAAATGAAGAGGAAAGACGCAGTATGTGTGTATCCATGAAAGTGGGAGCAAAGCTTTGAGCTTTAGCTGTCTGATGAAGAAGAACAGATGGCAGTGTTTGGATATGTTGAAAATTTATGTTATCTATGGAAAATTATTAGATAATAATGCCCAAAATGTGTGTCCGAAGTGGCTAGAAAATGATTCTCGtttcaaattaaagttttcCCAATTTTCGTTCATAAATTATAGGACATTTAGAGGCGACACTGTTGTTGTAAGCCTGCACCAGTTGCGGCGAATTCGTTTCAACATTCTTTATTTTCACAGGCGACGCTGTTGTTGTGAGCCTGCACTAGTAGCGGCGAATTCGTTTCAACATTCCTTATTTTCACATTGTCAGCCAAAGTTACTATTTCCTTATTTTCACATTATCAGCCAAAGTtactattttcttatatttcaaTCACACCGTCTAAAGGTAACCCTAACCAACAGAAGTCTTGTAAAACCACCCGTCCCCACCAGTTTAGATTGCACATAGTTGATCGGCTCAAATTAATATGATCAATAGACCGCTCAAACTCAGAATTCAACTTGAAACCTTGTATTTACCAAATCAATAGTCTGACCACACTCATTGAGGTTGCTCCAAATCATCCTTATGAATACCATGACTATAACATTGTACAATAGCACAAAGACTAATGGTGCACTAAAACCTTAATACATGTTCATTACAAAATAAtacccaaaaaagaaaatgttgtcTTGAAGAGGTAATATGAAAAGAGGCAAACAAAATGTTGATGCAACAAAGGTTGTCTGAATTACACTGAAAAATAATACACTGTGGA from Ipomoea triloba cultivar NCNSP0323 chromosome 6, ASM357664v1 includes:
- the LOC116021622 gene encoding 5-formyltetrahydrofolate cyclo-ligase-like protein COG0212; its protein translation is MDTHILRLSSSFQFRPKNPIFSKPQPFVSLYRTSPFSFKVEASSKRSSGGGAAFDEAAYEAERLRLDAAARDAMAEASEREAQNENDPKAWKWAIRKRIWDLMEAQNIAQFPRPVHHRIPNFVGASVAADKLSELEAFKAANCVKVNPDTPQKQVRFLTLNGGKTLLTPQPRLRTGFFSVLESHMLSPGTIKEACTSAGVAKYGRPIGLDEKIRVDLIVIGSVAVDPRTGARLGKGEGFAELEYGMLRYMGAIDDSTPIVTSVHDQQLVDDIPVEKLLIHDVPVDIICTPTQVIFTNTTIPKPQGIYWEKLSPEKLSQVRILRELKNRIERETGKKLPCGPSEKLPPTAQRRR